A stretch of DNA from Hydrogenophaga sp. SL48:
CTCGGCTACTCGTCCATCATGGCCGCCAGCGCCTTCATCAAGGGCACGGCCAAGGGCGTGGCCGGCGAGAAGATTTCGCTGGGTCGTGTCGGCAGCACCACGCTGGACAAGGACCTCGAAGGCGCGATGGCCGAGCCGTTCACCTACGACGCGGGCAACGTGGACAAGTTCGCAAAAATCTTTTGAAACACCCCCCGCGCCGCTTCGCGTCACCCCCCTCAAGGGGGGCGGCACCAGAGGCCCGGCGAAGCCGGTTCCTCGGTGCCCCCGGTGGGCGCTGCTTCATGCGGTGCGGGTGGCGCTCCGGCGCCGTGGAAACCGCTTACCCCGACTCCTGACGGCCGTTGATGGTGCTGCGGGGGAACCCGTCGTACCCTTGCCCAGTCTCTTGCCCCCAACGCGCTGCCATGAACCCTGATTCCCCTCCCGCGTGGCTCTCGCTGCGTGGCATCCACAAACGCTTCGGCCCGACCCATGCCCTCAAAGGCGTGGACCTGGAGCTGGTGCCGGGCCAGGTGCTGGCCCTGATCGGTGAAAACGGTGCCGGCAAATCCACGCTGGTGAAAACGCTCACCGGCGTGCATCAGCCCGAAGAGGGCGAGATCCGCATCGAAGGCCGGCCGGTGCGTTTTGCCAAGGCGCAGGACGCGCAGGCCGCCGGCATCGTGGCGGTGCACCAGGAAACGGTGATGTTCGAGGAGCTGAGCGCGGCCGAGAACATCTTCATCGGCCGCCAGCCCACGCGCGGCGCGGGCCTGTTCAAGGTGATCGACTGGGCGCGCATGAACGCCGAGGCCCAGGTGGTGCTCGACCGCGTGGGCGCGGGCTTCGCCGCCACCACGCTGGTGAAGCAGCTGAGCCTGGCGCAGCGCCACCTGATCGAGATCGCGCGCGCCCTGTCGCAGAACGCCCGCGTGGTGATCCTCGACGAACCCACCGCCGCCCTGTCGCAGGCCGAGATCCGCGACTTCTTCGGCCTCGTGCGCGGCCTGAAGAACGAGGGCGTGGCGGTGCTCTTCATCACCCACAAGTTCGACGAGATTTTTGCCGTCTGCGACCGCTACGTGGTCTTGCGCGACGGCGCGTCGGTGGGTTCGGGCGCCATCGCCGACGCCGACGAACCCGCGCTGGTGGGCCTGATGGCCGGCCGCGCCATCGAACAGATCTACCCGCCCATCCACAGCCAGCCGGGCGAGGTGGTGTTGCAGGTCAAGGGCCTGAGCCACCCGACCGAATTCGCCGACCTCGGCTTCGAGCTGCGGCGCGGCGAGATCCTGGGCTTCTACGGCCTGATCGGCGCCGGCCGCAGCGAGGCCATGCTCGCGCTGATGGGCCTGAACCCGGCGGCCACCGGCGAGGTGGTGGTGGAGGGCCGCCGCATCGAGATCCGCCGGCCCGGCGACGCCATTGCCGCCGGCCTGGCCTACGTGCCCGAAGAGCGGCAGCGCCAGGGCGCGGTGCTGGGTTTTTCGGTGCGGCACAACATCAGCCTGGCCGGTCTGGCCAGCGGCGTGTCGGCGCTGTCGCGCGGGCCCTGGTTGTCGGCCGCGCGCGAGTCCGATCTCGCGGCCCGCATGATTCAACGCCTGCGCATCAAGACCGCGAGCCAGGACACGCCGCTGTCGGGGCTGTCGGGCGGCAACCAGCAGAAGGTGGTGATCGCCAAGTGGCTGGGGCTGAACCCGCGCATCGTGATCCTGGACGAGCCCACCAAGGGCATCGACGTGGGCGCCAAACAGGCCGTCTACCACCTGATCGCCGAGATGGTGGAGCAGGGCCTGGCGGTGATCCTGGTGTCGTCCGAACTGCCCGAGGTGATGCACCTCGCGCACCGCGTCATCGTCATGCGGCGCGGCCGCATGGTGAGCGAGTTCGCCATGGGCTCGGTGGACGCCGAGACCATCGTGTCCGCCGCGTCGGGCCTGGGGCTGGGACACGCCGCCGTGCCGCCGACCGCTGCCGCGGTGCCCCCCGTCCGTCTGCCCACCGAGGTGCACCCATGACAACCAACCCCCTGACCGCGCTGGCGCAGGTGCGGCGCGAGTGGCTGCTGCTGGCCATCATCGCCGTCATCGTGCTCGCGGTGGGCGCGCGCGCGCCCGTGTTCCTGACCCTGCGCAACGCGCTGGACATCGGCAACGACTCGGCCATCCTCGCCATCCTGGTGATGGGCCAGATGCTGGTGCTGCTGACGCGCGGCGTTGACCTCTCGGTGGCGTCCAACCTGGCGCTCACCGGCATGTTGTGCGCACTGGCCGGGCGGGCCTGGCCCGGCATTCCGCTGGTGGCGCTGATCGCCATGGCCTGCGCCATCGGCGCGGCGCTGGGCTTCGTCAACGGCTGGTTGATCATGCGGTTTTCGCTGCCCTCCATCGTGGTCACGCTGGGCACGCTGTCGCTCTACCGGGGCGCGGTGTTCGTGGCCAGCGGCGGCGCCTGGGTGTCGGACCACGAGATCCACCCGCTCATCAAAGGCCTGCCGCGCGAGACCCTGCTCGGCCTGCCCATGCTGATCTGGTTCGCCGCCGTGGTGGTGGCGCTGACCTTCTGGCTGCTGCACTGGCGGCGCGAAGGGCGCGAGCTCTACGCCTACGGCGGCAACCCCTCGGCCGCGCTGTACGCCGGCATCCCGGTGCAGCGCCGGCTGGTGATGGCCTACACCGTGTCGGGCCTGCTGGCCGGGCTGGCGGGCCTGCTCTGGGTGGGGCGGTATTCGATTGCGTTTTCCGAGCTGGCCTCGGGCTACGAGCTGACGGTGATCGCGGCCTGCGTGATCGGTGGCGTGAGCATCGGCGGCGGTGTCGGCACCATTGGCGGCGCGGTGCTCGGCGTGTTGTTCATCGGCGTGGTCAACGGCGCGCTGCCGGTGATACAGGTTTCGCCGTTCTGGCAGCAGGCGATTGCGGGCGCGGTGATTTTGGTTTCGGTGGTGCTCAACGCCACGGCCGACCGCAAAAAAGGGCGGCAGATTCTGGACCGCTCGGCGGTCCCACAAGGAGGAATGGCATGAGGGCACTCGACACCTGGGAGCGCGTGCTGATCGCGCTGATCGTGCTGGTCTACCTGGGCTTCGGCTTGGGGCTAGAGGGCTTCTTCTCGCCCTACGCGCTGGCCGACAGCACCTACAACTTTTCAGAGAAGGCCCTGATCGCGCTGGCGATGGCGCTGCTGGTGGTGTCGGGCGAGATCGACCTCTCGATTGCCGCCACCATGGCGCTGGCCTCGCTGGCCATGGGCCTGGCGATGCAGGCAGGCGCCAGCCTGCCGCTGATGCTGTGCGCCGCGTTGGCCACGGGCGCGCTCTGCGGCGGACTCAACGGCTGGCTCGTGACGCGCTGGAAGCTGCCGTCCATCGTGGTCACCATCGGCACGCTCTCGCTCTACCGGGGCCTGGCGCAGGTGGTGCTGGGCGACCAGGCGATCACCGGTTACCCCGAGACGCTGAGCACCTGGGGCAACGGCAGCATCGGCGACCTGATCGGCCAGCCGGGGTTCATCGTGCCCATCGAGTTCGGCGTGATGTTGCTGATGGCAATCCTGGTGGGCCTGTTCCTGCACGCCACGGTGCACGGCCGGCGGGTTTACGCCATCGGCGCCAACCCGATTGCGTCGCGTTTTTCGGGCATCTCGGTGGACCGCTACCGCCTGATGCTGTTTGTGTTCGCCGGCATCATGGCGGCGCTCGCGGCCATCCTGCTCACCGGGCGCATCGGCAGCACGCGGCCCAACCTGGCCATGGGCTGGGAACTGGACGCGGTGACCATCGTGATCCTCGGCGGCGTGGCCATCGAGGGCGGGCGCGGCAGCATCGTGGGCGTGATCCTCGCGGCCGTGCTGCTGGGCAGCTTCAACTTCGCGCTGGGCATGCTCAACGTGTCGGGCATCGTGATGTCGATGATCGTGGGCGCGCTGCTGATCGTGGCGATGGTGCTGCCGCGCTGGCTCAGGGTGTTGCGCCGGCCGTCCGCCGCCGTGCTCAAACCAGCCTGAACACGGAGTCCACCATGACCCCCGAAAAGATCGCTTTCCGCATGTTCCTGAACCCCGGCTGCGAGGCCGAGTACCAGCGGCGCCACGATGCCATCTGGCCCGAGCTGTCGGCGCTGTTGAAAGAGCGCGGCGTGTCCGACTACAGCATCTTTCTCGACGCGCCGCGCGGCGTGCTGTTCGCCGTCTTGCGCCGCAGCGCCGGCCACGGCATGGACAGCCTGCCGCAGCACCCGGTGATGCAGCGCTGGTGGCAGCACATGAAAGACCTGATGCGGACGAACCCCGACGGCTCGCCCGTGGCCGAGCCGCTGCCCTGCGTGTTCCATCTCGAATGACCCACACCCTCATCCTCGACATCGGCAAGACCAACGCCAAGCTGCTGCTCATCAGCGAGGCCGGTGAGGTGCTGGCCCGCGAGGTGCAGGCCAACAAGGCGGTGCAGGGTGCCGATTACCTGGAGCTCGGCGTGGGCGCGCTCGAAGCTTGGTTGCTGCGAACCATCCCCGCCTTGCCACAGCGCGAGCACATCGCGCACCTCCACGTCAGCACCCACGGCGCGGCCTTTTGCGCCATCGACGGCGAGCGCCTCGTGCTGCCGCCCATGGACTACGAATGGGACGGCTACGGTGCGCACCGCGAGGCCTTTCAACGCCTCGCCGACGGCTTCGAGACCACCGGTTCGCCCGACCTGCCACTGGGCCTGAACGCCGGCCTGCAGCTGTACTGGCTGCAGCAGACGCAGCCTGCCGCGTGGCAGCGCATCCGCCACTGGCTGCCGTACCCGCAGTACTGGGCCTGGTGGTTCAGCGGCGTGGCCGCGAGCGAGGTGTCCTCGCTCGGTTGCCACACCCACCTGTGGTCACCCGCAGAGCAGCGGCCGGCCGCGTGGACGCAGCGCGCCGGCATCGCCGCGCTGTTCGCGCCGCTGAAAAAAGCCTGGGAGGTGCTGGGCCAGGTGAAGCCCGCCCTGGCCGCGCGCCTGCAGCTGCCCGCCACCTGCCAGGTGCACGTGGGCGTGCACGACAGCAACGCCTGCCTCGCCCGCCACCTGCACGCCGTGCCCCACGGCACGGTGGTCTCCACCGGCACCTGGTGCGTGGTCATGGCGCCCGGCGGCTCGGCGACGGCGCTCGCGCCCGAGCGCGATGAACTGGTCAACGTGTCGGTGGAAGGCGGGGCCGTGCCCACCGCGCGTTTCATGGGCGGGCGTGAGTTCGCCGCCCTGTGCGACGGCGCCGACCCCGCGCTCGCCACGCTGGTCGCGCTCGACGAGCTGCTGGCGCAAGGCTGGGCGGCCACGCCGTCGTTCGCGGAAGCCGGGCCGTATCAGGGCCAGCAGGGCCGCGTGTGGCAAGACGGGTGGGCACAGGCCGGTGGCACACAGGCGGTGCCCGCGCACCTGCGGCCGGCGCTCGCGGCGCTCTACTGCGCCGACATCACGGCCGAGCTGGTGGCGTCGCTGGCCACCGGCGACGCCTCGGCGCCCGCGGTGGTGGAAGGGCCGCTCGCGGGTAACGTGGTCTACACCACGGCGCTCTCGGCGTGGCTGGCCGGCCGCCGTGTGCTGCGCTCGACCGATGCGCTCGAAGGCACGGCCCGCGGTGCCTGGATGCTGGCCGACTGGCCCGCGCGCGCACGGCTCTCGGGCTGGTACGAGCCCTTGCCGGTGGTCGGGCCGGATCTGCGGCAGCGGCTGCAACGCTACCGGGACCAACGCACGGCCTTGCTCCAGGCCGCGTGAATCACCCCAGCCGGATGCCCACCCGCGTGATGCGGTTGCCGTCCATCTTGCGCACGCTCAGCTCGGCGGCGCCCAGCAGCGCGCCGTCGCCCACCACCGGCGGGCGGTTGATCTGTTGGTTCAGCCAGGCGGCCACGTCGGTGGTGGATTCCGCCGGCATCGGCAGCCCGTAGAACCCGCACAGCGTGTCCATCGGCGTGGTGGCGTCGATCACGAAATCGCCGAACACCAGGCGGTTGCCCAGTTCGTCCTTCGGGTCCGGCAAGGCCACGCCCAGGCGCCGCGCGCTCCAGGCGATCGTCCCGCCCTGCAGCAACAGCGAGGTGAGCACCACCACGAAGGCCACGTTGAAAAACGTGCGGGCCCCGACCACCCCCGCCAGCAGCGGGTACACCGCCAGCACGATGGGCACCGCGCCGCGCAGCCCCACCCAGCTGATGAAACCGATCTCGCGCCCGCTGAAGCGGAACGGCACCAGGCACAGCCACACCGAGACCGGCCGGGCCACCAGCATCAGCACCGCCGACACGCCCAGCGCCGGCCACAGCGAGCGCAGCATGTCGCTCGGCGTCACCAGCAGGCCCAGCAGCAGGAACATGCCCGCCTGCGCCAGCCAGGCGTAGCCGTCCATGGCCGAGAGCGCCCGCCGCACCGGGTGCCGCGCCCGGTTGCCCACCACCACGCCCATGGCGTACACCGCCAGAAAGCCCGAGCCGCCCAGCCAGGTGGTGGCGGCGAACACCGCCAGCCCGCCCGACACCACCAGCAGCGCGCGCACGCCGCCGCCGCCGTCCGACCCGCGGCCCAGGCCGTTGAGCAAGGCCGCCAGGGCCCAGCCGCTGCCCAGGCCCATGGCCGTGCCCCAGCCCAGGTGCAGCAACAGCGCCCACACCGCGTGCAGCACCTGCTGCGCGTCCCACGGCGTTGCGACGGCGTTGACCGCCTGACCCGCCGTGGCCAGGCCGATGAAGGTGAGCGTCAGGTACACCGCCATCGGGTCGTTCAGGCCCGACTCGATCTCCAGCGTCGCGGCCACCCGCTCGTTGAGCGTCACGC
This window harbors:
- a CDS encoding ABC transporter permease produces the protein MTTNPLTALAQVRREWLLLAIIAVIVLAVGARAPVFLTLRNALDIGNDSAILAILVMGQMLVLLTRGVDLSVASNLALTGMLCALAGRAWPGIPLVALIAMACAIGAALGFVNGWLIMRFSLPSIVVTLGTLSLYRGAVFVASGGAWVSDHEIHPLIKGLPRETLLGLPMLIWFAAVVVALTFWLLHWRREGRELYAYGGNPSAALYAGIPVQRRLVMAYTVSGLLAGLAGLLWVGRYSIAFSELASGYELTVIAACVIGGVSIGGGVGTIGGAVLGVLFIGVVNGALPVIQVSPFWQQAIAGAVILVSVVLNATADRKKGRQILDRSAVPQGGMA
- a CDS encoding ABC transporter permease; translation: MRALDTWERVLIALIVLVYLGFGLGLEGFFSPYALADSTYNFSEKALIALAMALLVVSGEIDLSIAATMALASLAMGLAMQAGASLPLMLCAALATGALCGGLNGWLVTRWKLPSIVVTIGTLSLYRGLAQVVLGDQAITGYPETLSTWGNGSIGDLIGQPGFIVPIEFGVMLLMAILVGLFLHATVHGRRVYAIGANPIASRFSGISVDRYRLMLFVFAGIMAALAAILLTGRIGSTRPNLAMGWELDAVTIVILGGVAIEGGRGSIVGVILAAVLLGSFNFALGMLNVSGIVMSMIVGALLIVAMVLPRWLRVLRRPSAAVLKPA
- a CDS encoding FGGY-family carbohydrate kinase is translated as MTHTLILDIGKTNAKLLLISEAGEVLAREVQANKAVQGADYLELGVGALEAWLLRTIPALPQREHIAHLHVSTHGAAFCAIDGERLVLPPMDYEWDGYGAHREAFQRLADGFETTGSPDLPLGLNAGLQLYWLQQTQPAAWQRIRHWLPYPQYWAWWFSGVAASEVSSLGCHTHLWSPAEQRPAAWTQRAGIAALFAPLKKAWEVLGQVKPALAARLQLPATCQVHVGVHDSNACLARHLHAVPHGTVVSTGTWCVVMAPGGSATALAPERDELVNVSVEGGAVPTARFMGGREFAALCDGADPALATLVALDELLAQGWAATPSFAEAGPYQGQQGRVWQDGWAQAGGTQAVPAHLRPALAALYCADITAELVASLATGDASAPAVVEGPLAGNVVYTTALSAWLAGRRVLRSTDALEGTARGAWMLADWPARARLSGWYEPLPVVGPDLRQRLQRYRDQRTALLQAA
- a CDS encoding sugar ABC transporter ATP-binding protein → MNPDSPPAWLSLRGIHKRFGPTHALKGVDLELVPGQVLALIGENGAGKSTLVKTLTGVHQPEEGEIRIEGRPVRFAKAQDAQAAGIVAVHQETVMFEELSAAENIFIGRQPTRGAGLFKVIDWARMNAEAQVVLDRVGAGFAATTLVKQLSLAQRHLIEIARALSQNARVVILDEPTAALSQAEIRDFFGLVRGLKNEGVAVLFITHKFDEIFAVCDRYVVLRDGASVGSGAIADADEPALVGLMAGRAIEQIYPPIHSQPGEVVLQVKGLSHPTEFADLGFELRRGEILGFYGLIGAGRSEAMLALMGLNPAATGEVVVEGRRIEIRRPGDAIAAGLAYVPEERQRQGAVLGFSVRHNISLAGLASGVSALSRGPWLSAARESDLAARMIQRLRIKTASQDTPLSGLSGGNQQKVVIAKWLGLNPRIVILDEPTKGIDVGAKQAVYHLIAEMVEQGLAVILVSSELPEVMHLAHRVIVMRRGRMVSEFAMGSVDAETIVSAASGLGLGHAAVPPTAAAVPPVRLPTEVHP
- the rhaM gene encoding L-rhamnose mutarotase; this encodes MTPEKIAFRMFLNPGCEAEYQRRHDAIWPELSALLKERGVSDYSIFLDAPRGVLFAVLRRSAGHGMDSLPQHPVMQRWWQHMKDLMRTNPDGSPVAEPLPCVFHLE
- a CDS encoding potassium/proton antiporter, producing MTLSLDFLALPLLVAASLVFVSVLAGVLSARVGFSFLLVFLLVGILAGVDGPGGLVFEDFGLSFWVGNVALAVILLDGGLRTDYATFRTGLKPSLLLATLGVLVCAVITGLAARWLLDLSWPLALLVGAIVGSTDAAAVFSLLKSSGVTLNERVAATLEIESGLNDPMAVYLTLTFIGLATAGQAVNAVATPWDAQQVLHAVWALLLHLGWGTAMGLGSGWALAALLNGLGRGSDGGGGVRALLVVSGGLAVFAATTWLGGSGFLAVYAMGVVVGNRARHPVRRALSAMDGYAWLAQAGMFLLLGLLVTPSDMLRSLWPALGVSAVLMLVARPVSVWLCLVPFRFSGREIGFISWVGLRGAVPIVLAVYPLLAGVVGARTFFNVAFVVVLTSLLLQGGTIAWSARRLGVALPDPKDELGNRLVFGDFVIDATTPMDTLCGFYGLPMPAESTTDVAAWLNQQINRPPVVGDGALLGAAELSVRKMDGNRITRVGIRLG